The Leptospirales bacterium genome includes a window with the following:
- a CDS encoding acyl-CoA dehydrogenase family protein: MDLELNSEEQEFYDSFREFCQRKIAPTAAAMDAAGMLPRERWQELGRAGYNGLGLPAKYGGDGASYLLNTLAHVALGEACGSSFLSVGASVSLFGGPIAIHGSDLQRQQHLPELIAGNEIGCLAVTEPGAGSDVSALRCNVRQRGDEFLLNGQKTYITNAPLADYALTLARTFSEDGRDLGLTHWIVDLHAAGVSRGKPMEKLGFRASPTGELFFEDVRLKRENIMGGVGRGFRITMEAFNKERLALAAYSVGAIEACLTAARRYARERKSFGRPLQKHQLVGFMLADMLTRRDAAWLLLMETAWLYDQEREATGEGEEGSSSRRRGRQRQHNGVGIELAARSAEVKLLASTYARECANMALQIHGGAGYMEEYPVARLYRDVKLAEIGGGASEIQKQIIARAELRRLR, encoded by the coding sequence ATGGATCTGGAACTGAATAGCGAAGAACAAGAGTTTTATGATAGCTTCCGGGAGTTCTGTCAGCGTAAGATCGCGCCCACAGCGGCCGCGATGGACGCCGCCGGAATGTTGCCGCGCGAACGCTGGCAGGAGCTGGGACGCGCTGGATACAATGGCCTTGGCTTGCCAGCTAAGTACGGCGGCGACGGCGCCAGTTATCTGTTGAACACCCTGGCGCACGTGGCGCTGGGCGAGGCTTGCGGTTCCAGCTTTCTTTCGGTGGGCGCCTCGGTCAGCCTGTTTGGCGGTCCGATTGCCATTCACGGCAGCGATTTGCAGCGCCAGCAACACCTGCCGGAGCTGATTGCCGGCAATGAAATTGGCTGCCTTGCTGTGACCGAACCGGGCGCCGGCTCGGACGTTTCGGCTTTGCGCTGTAACGTTCGGCAGCGCGGCGACGAATTTCTGCTGAACGGACAGAAGACCTACATCACCAATGCGCCGCTTGCCGACTACGCTTTGACGCTTGCTCGCACCTTCAGCGAGGATGGCCGCGATCTGGGTTTGACGCACTGGATTGTGGACTTGCACGCCGCCGGCGTCAGTCGCGGCAAGCCCATGGAGAAGCTTGGCTTTCGCGCCTCGCCTACGGGCGAACTTTTCTTCGAGGATGTGCGATTGAAGCGCGAAAATATCATGGGCGGCGTTGGTCGCGGCTTTCGGATTACTATGGAAGCCTTCAATAAAGAACGCCTGGCCCTTGCCGCCTATTCCGTTGGCGCCATTGAGGCCTGTCTCACGGCCGCGCGTCGTTACGCTCGCGAACGCAAATCCTTTGGCCGCCCCCTGCAGAAGCACCAGCTGGTTGGCTTCATGCTTGCAGATATGCTTACGCGCCGCGATGCGGCCTGGCTGCTCTTAATGGAAACGGCCTGGCTCTACGATCAAGAGCGCGAGGCAACAGGCGAGGGTGAAGAAGGCAGTTCAAGCAGACGCCGCGGACGACAGCGTCAACACAACGGCGTGGGCATCGAGCTGGCCGCTCGCTCGGCGGAGGTCAAGTTGCTTGCTTCCACCTACGCTCGCGAGTGCGCCAATATGGCGCTGCAAATCCACGGCGGCGCCGGCTACATGGAGGAGTATCCTGTAGCCCGGCTGTACCGCGACGTGAAGCTGGCCGAGATTGGCGGCGGCGCTTCCGAGATCCAGAAACAGATCATCGCCCGCGCCGAATTGCGTCGGCTGCGATAA
- a CDS encoding acyl-CoA dehydrogenase family protein, with product MNFAMPADVLEFREAVFDFARQHVAPSAEERDTEERWDPQLWRKMGEMGLLGLSFPAEYGGQGASCLATTAATEAFAHGSSDGGLTLAWGAHTIIGGMPIALCGTEDQKRRYLPLLSSGEWTAGLGLTEPGAGSDAAGSMETRAEKRGDRYILNGSKMFITNGPIGDLFTVMAVTNKKRGAMGISVFLVEKNFPGFRVGRRLKKLGMRTSLTSELIFEDCEVPEENLVSVENSGFARVGRATLEWERTVLVAGGVGGAMAAMDSALRYARERHQFGQPIANFQAIQDKIARARMKLDASRLLLFRSALKEDRGEAAPIESSAAKLHATEAMIEIGYEMGQIFGGYSFMHEYPVERFYRDARLGTLGAGTSEVMRSIIAANL from the coding sequence ATGAACTTCGCCATGCCAGCGGACGTACTTGAGTTTCGCGAGGCCGTATTCGATTTTGCCCGGCAACATGTAGCTCCCAGCGCCGAAGAGCGCGATACCGAGGAGCGCTGGGACCCGCAGCTATGGCGCAAAATGGGCGAGATGGGTCTTCTGGGGCTGAGCTTTCCGGCAGAGTACGGCGGCCAGGGCGCCAGTTGCCTTGCTACCACCGCAGCTACCGAGGCCTTTGCTCATGGCAGCAGCGACGGCGGTTTGACCCTCGCCTGGGGCGCGCACACGATCATTGGCGGCATGCCCATTGCACTGTGTGGTACGGAGGATCAGAAGCGGCGCTACCTGCCGCTACTGTCCAGCGGCGAATGGACCGCCGGTCTCGGCCTCACCGAGCCAGGCGCCGGTTCCGACGCTGCCGGCAGCATGGAAACCCGGGCGGAAAAGCGAGGAGATCGTTATATATTAAATGGTTCGAAGATGTTTATCACCAACGGACCGATTGGCGATCTCTTTACGGTCATGGCCGTAACCAACAAGAAGCGCGGGGCCATGGGGATATCCGTCTTTCTGGTGGAGAAGAATTTTCCGGGCTTTCGCGTCGGTCGAAGGCTCAAAAAGCTGGGTATGCGCACCAGCCTCACTTCCGAGCTCATTTTCGAAGATTGCGAGGTCCCGGAGGAGAATCTGGTAAGCGTCGAGAACAGCGGTTTTGCCCGCGTTGGCAGGGCGACGCTCGAATGGGAACGCACCGTTCTCGTTGCTGGCGGCGTGGGCGGCGCCATGGCAGCCATGGACAGCGCATTGCGCTACGCGCGGGAACGACATCAATTCGGTCAGCCGATTGCAAATTTTCAGGCCATTCAGGACAAGATTGCTCGAGCGCGGATGAAGCTCGATGCCAGTCGCCTGTTGCTTTTCCGCAGCGCCTTGAAAGAGGACCGCGGCGAGGCGGCGCCCATCGAATCGTCGGCGGCAAAACTCCACGCTACGGAAGCGATGATCGAAATCGGCTACGAGATGGGTCAAATTTTTGGAGGCTACAGCTTCATGCACGAGTATCCGGTAGAGCGCTTTTACCGCGATGCGCGCCTTGGCACGCTGGGCGCCGGCACCAGCGAGGTGATGCGCTCGATCATTGCCGCCAATCTCTAG
- a CDS encoding TetR/AcrR family transcriptional regulator translates to MNRNGALRAQRKANRQEHILSSAITVIAEKGYHGTRIADIAERAGVAYGLVYHYFGSKERIFSHIVESLWQRFGDRIRRIRQQELSGVEKLTQISDYMLDTLIARPDLIRLLVQEVVRARNFKELPHFELVRRIVEMIEEIFQASIERGELPADADPRFLSFAFFGAVDTTLTMLSSGVYSDGRKVDARYVKGVKRRMRTFLHSGSFGRVV, encoded by the coding sequence ATGAATCGAAATGGCGCACTGCGTGCACAGCGCAAGGCCAATCGTCAGGAGCACATTCTGTCCTCGGCCATTACTGTCATTGCCGAGAAGGGCTACCACGGCACGCGCATTGCGGACATTGCCGAGCGCGCTGGCGTCGCCTACGGCCTGGTCTACCACTACTTCGGTTCCAAGGAGCGGATCTTTTCCCATATCGTGGAAAGTCTCTGGCAGCGCTTTGGCGATCGTATCCGCCGCATCCGGCAGCAGGAGTTGTCGGGCGTCGAAAAGCTGACGCAAATCAGCGATTACATGCTCGATACCTTGATTGCCCGGCCAGATTTGATTCGGCTGCTGGTGCAGGAGGTGGTGCGCGCTCGAAATTTCAAAGAACTGCCGCACTTTGAGCTGGTACGACGCATCGTTGAAATGATCGAGGAGATTTTTCAGGCGTCCATTGAACGCGGCGAATTGCCGGCGGATGCCGATCCACGCTTCTTGAGTTTTGCTTTTTTTGGCGCCGTAGACACAACGCTGACAATGCTTTCCAGCGGCGTCTACAGCGATGGTCGCAAAGTAGACGCACGCTATGTCAAGGGCGTAAAGCGACGCATGCGCACCTTTCTCCATTCCGGAAGTTTTGGGAGAGTCGTATGA
- a CDS encoding DUF971 domain-containing protein, which yields MLSTLPDQIDFDAQDLHIRWKDGKECRLGLLALRRNCPCAVCRGGHEADARPTTGGIESIALLSWKKVGRYALQLNWSDGHDTGIYTYDHLRERCNEKPQKIPRPPPFF from the coding sequence ATGCTATCAACCCTTCCCGATCAGATCGATTTTGATGCTCAGGACCTGCACATCCGCTGGAAGGATGGCAAGGAGTGTCGGCTTGGGCTTTTGGCCTTGCGTCGCAATTGCCCCTGTGCCGTCTGCCGCGGCGGACATGAGGCCGATGCGCGTCCCACAACCGGCGGGATTGAATCGATTGCCTTGCTTTCCTGGAAGAAAGTGGGTCGCTATGCCCTGCAACTGAACTGGTCGGACGGCCACGACACGGGCATCTATACCTACGATCATTTGCGCGAGCGCTGCAACGAAAAGCCCCAGAAAATTCCGAGGCCGCCCCCTTTTTTTTGA